In Mangifera indica cultivar Alphonso chromosome 1, CATAS_Mindica_2.1, whole genome shotgun sequence, a single genomic region encodes these proteins:
- the LOC123213560 gene encoding probable glucan 1,3-beta-glucosidase A has protein sequence MANHNNYITLLMSFYLLSSVPTLSLAEINLPLKAVNLGNWLVTEGWLEPSLFDKIPINKDLLDGTQVQLLSTKLNKYLCPENGGGTIVVANRTSASGWETFRLWRITESSFQLRVFNKQFVGLENQGQGNTIVAVSTNPGDSETFEILRNSNDSNRIRFKASNGLFLQAQTETIVTADYEGSGWEDENPSVFQMKILSDKYLKGEFQLTNGYGPDKAPQVMQNHWNTYITEEDFKFMSANGLNAVRIPVGWWIVSDSPPKPYVGGSLQALDNAFTWAEKYGMKVIVDLHAAQGSQNGNEHSSTRDGYQEWGESNVQETVDVIDFLASRFAKNPSLASIELMNEPLAPGVNLDTLKKFYSAGYDAVRKYTTTAYVIFSNRLSADPAELLSFASAFDRVVIDVHYYNLFTDLFKNMNAQQNIDYIYNQRSSDLSTLNSANGPLTFVGEWTCAWGVSGASMQDYQNFAKAQQDVYGHATFGWAYWSYKHAEDNPWSLRWMIENNYINLKET, from the exons ATGGCTAACCACAACAATTACATAACTCTTCTTATGTCTTTCTATCTTCTTTCAAGTGTTCCCACTCTTTCGCTTGCTGAAATCAATTTGCCACTTAAAGCTGTGAATCTGGGAAATTGGCTTGTAACAGAAGGCTGGTTGGAACCTTCCCTCTTTGATAAAATTCCCATCAATAAAGATCTTTTG GATGGAACCCAAGTTCAACTTTTGTCCACAAAGCTGAACAAGTATCTGTGCCCAGAGAATGGGGGTGGAACCATTGTTGTAGCCAATCGAACCTCAGCGTCTGGCTGGGAAACTTTCAGG CTGTGGAGGATCACAGAGTCATCTTTCCAACTAAGAGTGTTCAACAAGCAATTTGTGGGGCTGGAGAATCAAGGCCAAGGAAACACAATTGTTGCAGTTTCTACAAATCCAGGAGATTCAGAAACTTTTGAGATTTTAAGAAACAGCAATGATTCGAACCGGATTCGGTTCAAAGCCAGCAATGGACTCTTTCTCCAG GCACAAACAGAGACAATAGTAACTGCAGATTATGAAGGGTCAGGTTGGGAGGATGAAAATCCGTCTGTCTTCCAAATGAAGATTCTTTCTGACAAATACTTAAAAGGAGAATTCCAGCTCACAAATGGTTATGGTCCAGATAAGGCCCCTCAAGTCATGCAA AATCATTGGAACACTTACATCACTGAGGAGGATTTCAAATTCATGTCAGCTAATGGTCTTAATGCTGTCAGGATTCCAGTTGGATGGTGGATTGTTTCTGATTCACCACCAAAGCCTTATGTTGGAGGCTCCTTGCAAGCGTTAGACAATGCTTTTACATGGGCTGA GAAATATGGAATGAAGGTAATTGTAGATTTACATGCTGCCCAAGGCTCACAAAATGGCAACGAGCACAGTTCAACACGAGATGGCTACCAGGAATGGGGAGAATCCAATGTGCAAGAAACTGTGGATGTCATAGATTTCCTTGCATCAAG GTTTGCCAAGAATCCAAGTCTTGCTTCAATTGAGCTGATGAATGAGCCTCTTGCTCCTGGTGTCAACTTAGACACCCTGAAGAAGTTTTATAGTGCAGGTTATGATGCTGTCAGGAAATACACCACAACTGCTTATGTTATCTTTTCGAATCGCTTATCAGCTGATCCAGCAGAGCTACTATCATTTGCAAGTGCATTTGATCGAGTAGTAATCGATGTGCATTACTACAATCTCTTCACAGATTTGTTCAAAAACATGAACGCACAACAGAACATTGATTATATATACAATCAAAGGTCTTCTGATCTCAGCACACTCAACTCAGCCAATGGACCTCTAACTTTTGTTG GGGAATGGACTTGTGCTTGGGGTGTAAGCGGAGCATCAATGCAGGATTACCAGAACTTTGCCAAAGCTCAACAAGATGTGTACGGACACGCCACTTTTGGATGGGCCTATTGGTCTTACAAACACGCAGAAGATAATCCTTGGAGCCTCAGGTGGATGatagaaaacaattatataaaCCTCAAAGAAACCTGA